AGCACGTCGGCGCCGTTGCGGATGCCGCTGTCGGCCGTCACCAGCCGGGCCAGCAGCTCGTAGAGGGCCAGCAGCGGCAGCGCGAACAGCAGGCTGTAGCGGGGTGCGCGGGTGTCGCGCCAGTAGGAGGCCATGGCCGTATCGTAAGCGGGCGGAGCGGCCGGCCGGAAGGGGGCGGCGAGGATGGCGGAAAGCGGTGAGGGCGGAGCATCGGCTCCGCCCTCACGGGTGCATCGGACTCGAGGCGATCCCGGGGGATCTGCGGCCGGGCATGCCCGGCCCACCAGGAATCAGCAGCTCACCAGGCGATCGCTTGCCCTGTTCGAGCCATGGATGCAACTGTCACTAGACAATGGATCACCTCCTCTCAACGGGTGAAACATCGGGCGGACGATGCAACCTAGGAAACACGCGGCGCGCACGCAAGACGGGCCCGCCCCGCCGTGACGCCGTTACCATACCGTCTTGCGATCCGCGCGGTCGCGTCCCTGGCGCCCCTCGCCGCGCGCTGGTCGCCCAAGCTCGCCGCCGGCCTCGCGGGCCGACGGGAGGGCGCGGACCGCCTCGCGCGCTGGAGCGCCGAGCACCGCGACCCCGCCCGCCCGCTCCTGCTGGTGCATGGCGCCTCCGCGGGCGAGCTGCGCCAGGTGGAGCCGGTGGTGCTCCGCCTCCGCGCCCGCCACCCCGGCTGGCAGCTCGCCGTCACCTGCTTCAGCCCCTCGGGCCTGCTGGTGGCCGCGGCGCTCGGTGCCGACCAGAGCGGCCTGCTCCCCTGGGACACGCCGCGCGACGTCAGCGCCCTGCTCGACCAGCTGCGCCCCACCGCCATCGTCCTGTCCCGCGCCGAGCTGTGGCCGGAGCTCCTCGACTCGGCGGCGGCCCGGGGCATCCGCCTTGGCCTGCTCGCGGCGACGATTCCGCCGTGGAGCCGACGGCTCCGCTGGCCGGCGCGCCCCCTGCTGACCCGGGCGCTGCGGTCGCTCGACGCCGTCGGCGCCATCACCGCGGACGACGCCGCGCGGCTCCGTGCCCTCGGCGCCCGGGACGAGGCCCTCGTGGTCACCGGCGACCCCCGCGCCGACGCGGTGCTCGAACGCCTGGAACGCGGCCCGGCACCCCGCCCGGAGCCCTGCACCCTCGTGGCGGGTTCCACCTGGCCCGAGGACGAAGCCGTGCTCCTCACCGCCTTCCGCTCGGTGCGCGAGCTGCAGCCGGCGGCCCGGCTCCTCCTTGTGCCCCATGAGCCGACGCCCGGCCACCTGGCCGGCCTGCGGGCACGTGCCCGTGCCGCCGGCCTCGGTGAGGTGCCCGCGTTCGGTCCCGCCGATGCGGCGGCGCCGGTGCGCGTGGTGGAGAGTGTCGGGGGCCTGGCCCTGCTGTACGGGTTGGGCCGGATCGCCTACGTCGGGGGCGGGCTCGGCGGGGCCGGGCTGCACTCCGTGCTGGAGCCGGCGGCGGCGGGCGTGCCGATCCTGGTGGGCGCCGAAGGCCGCCGCAGCCCCGATGCCGTCCGGCTCAACGAGGTCGGCGCCCTGGAGTGGCTGCCCCGGCGCCGCACCGCGGCGGTCCTCGAGGCGTGGTGGGCCACCTGGCTCACCGACCCGGAGTGGTGCCGCCGCGCGGGCGCCAGCGCCCGCGAGTGCGTGGCCACGGGCCGTGGCGCCGCCGACCGCTCGGCGGCCCTGGTGGAACGGTTGATGGGGGATGCGACGCGGGGCGGGCCGGAGGCCCGCCCCTGACGGCCTCGGTGGGAGCCGGCGCTACTTCGTGACGACGACGCCCTCGACCGTGACCGACCGCGGCACGATGAGGCCGAGCGTGAGCCCGGTGATCAGGATGTCGCTCAGCCGGCTGCGTACCCGGACCCGCACGTCGGCCACTTCCTGCCCGCCGGCCAGCTGGGCCGCGAGCGCCTTCTTGAGCGAGGGCTCGGAGAACTTGACCGCGCCCCACAGCCCGTACACCGCGTGACTGGTGACGCTGAACGAATCGCCGACCGCCGGGGTGCTGGCCGAGCTGGCCAGCGTCGCGGGCACGCCGAGCCGGGTGGCGTCGAGCGTCATCGAGCAGCCGGACCACAACAGCGCCGCCGCGAGGAGCGGCACGATCCTGAGCCGGGCGCGCATCAGAGGCCCGGGACCTTGATCGAGTAGTTGACGCCGGCGCTGAGCACCGAGGGATTCACGCTGTTCCCCGCCCAGGTCCGGTCATACGCCAGCCCGAAGCCCAGCCCGCCGAGCAGGCTGAAGTCCACGCCGCCGCTGAGGCCGAAGTTGGATTCGGTGTCGCTGTTGATGCCGGTCCCGCTCACCCGGAAGACGTCGAGCCGGGGCGCGATCCACGGCTTGATGGCCAGCGCGGGGTTCGGGATCTTGAGCGCGATGCCGAGGCTGATCGGCGCGTGCACGCCCTTCACGCCGCTGTTGCTGCTGTACTCGGCGCCGCCCTGCAGGGTCACCGAGAGCGGGATCAGCGGGCCGCCGAACACCTTGAGGCTCAGGTAGCCGCCGACCGCCGTCTGGGCGTCGGCGGGGCCCTTGGGATTCCAGCGGGACGCCACGGCGCTCACCCCGAGGGGGCCGAGCCCGAGCGCGCCCCGGGCGCCGAACGCGGTGCCCTTGCCGTAATCGGCGTCCGGGAAGCCGATCTCGGCGCCGATCGTGAGCCCGCCGGTGACGCCGGCGTTGCGGACCGGCAGCCCGGTCACCTGGGCCGCGACGGGCCGCGCCAGGACGAGGATCGCCCCGAGCAGGGCGAGAGATCGGACAGCGTTACGCAGCATGACACCTCCAGGACGGCCGTGGTGGAAAAGCGCCGCAAGCTACCGTCCCGCATGGGGATAAGTCAATTGCACCGGTCCAGAAGGGAACGAGGGGCCCCCCCGGTCGGGGGAGCCCCTCGCGTCACCTGCGGCCGACGGCCGAGCCGTCTACCGATGCCAGGCGGCGCCGATGGCGATGCCCTCGAGGTCGCCGAGGGAGCCGCTCACCCGGATGTCGAAGGTCTTGGTAAGGGCGATATCGACCCCGAGGCCGATGCCGAACTGCACGTCATCGAGCAGCTCGCCGAAGGTCGGGGCCACCACCGGGTTCACGTACGGGGTGAAGCTGATGTTCGACTCCTCGAGCAGCACCTGGCGGCCGACCGTGACGCCGACCGGGATCAGGAAGCCGGTCTTGCCGTCGGAGATGAGGGTGCCGAACCCGCCGGTGAGCGCGGCGTCGAGCGGGAAGTCCCGGGTGTGGCGCGCGATCGGGGCGCGGGCATCGACGCCCAGCGCGAAGACGCTCTTGCCGTTGCCCTTGGTGTCGAGGTAGCCGAGCCCGAAGCCGAAGTCGAACTTCTTGCGCGCCATGCGGTACTCGCCCTGCAGCCCGACGCTGAACGCCTCGCCCGGGTCGGAGATGTAGGCCCCGAGCTCGGTGTGCTTGAACGAGGTGTACGGGCTCTTCATGACGGGGGTGGCGAGGGTCTGGGCCTCGACGGCCGTCGTGCCGAGCGCGGCGAGCAGGACCGCACTGAAGATCATCCGACGCATGCGTTACTCTCCTTTGACCTGTTCCGCGACCACGCGGACGGTGTTGTTGACCGCCTGAAGGAACCCACCCTGCACCCGGAACCGGTGGATGGTCTCACCGGCCTTGACCACCAGCGGGCCGCGCCCGAGCAGCGTCATGAACGGCGCATGCCGGGGCAGGATGCCGACCTGGCCGTCGTAGGCCGGCGCCGTCACCGCGTCGGCCTCGCCGTCGAAGATGGCGGACTCGGGCGAGATCACCGTGACCCGCATCACGCGCTCGCCAGCTTCTTGGCCTTCTCGACCGCTTCTTCGATCCCGCCGACCATGTAGAACGCCTGCTCCGGCAGGTCGTCGAACTCGCCGGAAAGCACCCGCT
The Gemmatimonadota bacterium DNA segment above includes these coding regions:
- a CDS encoding F0F1 ATP synthase subunit epsilon; this encodes MRVTVISPESAIFDGEADAVTAPAYDGQVGILPRHAPFMTLLGRGPLVVKAGETIHRFRVQGGFLQAVNNTVRVVAEQVKGE